Genomic window (Neurospora crassa OR74A linkage group VI, whole genome shotgun sequence):
AGATTATGTTTTTGGTTTGTTGGCATAGGGGGCTTGAGAAGCTATTTGGTGGTTCGCTTTCCTTGTTTGAATGCCTGCCTCTTCCACGTTATGGGGGCAAGAGTGCGTCGCTTGTTAGTTGGCAACAGTATATACGAAGTCTCGCATGGAGTAGCCCTTGGTTCTATCAGTTCCCCCCCGCTTCGTTTGCTCTTGCCGCAAAGCAACCATCGCCTTGTATTTCCAGTGCATACAGCACAGGCCTGTGTGGGATCCCCCATGTTGGAAAGTTTTGTCATACCCATTGTATAGAGCTGGCGCTTACGACGAAGATACCTGGTCCTTCATCCGCCAGATGAACCCTTAAGTTTTGAGGCAGAACGGGTGACTATAGGGGACTTTGCTTTGGGACCTGTCCCCTTGTGGGGGGTCTTTGGACCCCTGGGCGTCCTGGTCCTTTGTTGATCTTCGACTCCGGTGCCACCAGACAGGGAGGTGGTTGAACTGATGGCAGTGATGTGCTTGGGCTGCACAACCGAGGGGCAGGGCCCAACCAAGTCAGACACGAGGCTAGACGCCTagtcctccacctccatgCCCTCATCGGTggtttccttctcctcgtcaCCCAAAGTCATGTCCAATATTCTAGCGTATTGCACAGTCAACCGGTGGAGATCGCGGAATTTGCCTGTTGTTGTGAAGTTAGAACAGTCATGCATAACACTTGTTGGAAGGAAGTAGCACTGGTAGACTCACCCAAGATTAGGACAACACCCTGTAGAAGGTCCTTGCGGTCCCACCCGCAAAGCTTGTCCTGCTTGCTAAACCAACCCTCTCCATCATCTGCGTCTCGCAAAACGCCTCCGATCAGGCTATTCAGTAGCTCCTCAACCTTGGTCTTTTGATTTTCGGCCCCGATCCTTTTGGCGTACATGAAAAGGTAGAGCCTGAACTCTTCCCGTGCGCCCAAGGCAAAAGCACCCGCAATGCGGTTCTCAAGGTGAGCAATGCTGACACTGCTTTCGAAGTTCTCAAACCCGTCTCTTGCCAAGAGGGCCTTGACAAGGCGCTGGAGTGTGTAGGCCCGGCCTTTGAGCAGGAATTCAGTCGTGGTATGGCGTTCGAGGTATGGGATGATTCCGGCCGAGACGTTGGTCTCTCCTTCCCCGTTCTTAGCTCCCGAAACCGGGCCCACAGCTGTTGTCTGTAGCGCGCTGACTGAAGAGTCGTTGCTGTTCCAGTACTGGCTTCCCACGGCCCACCAAGATTCTGACAGCCGTTGCCAAGCGTACAAGCTCGTTGAATAATAGAAGCCGTCTCCGTTGCTCAAAGTCACAACAATGACACCAGAACTGTTCAGATGAGCAGATGTCACACCAGGCGCTGGAGTTGCGCCGTGAGGTGACAGAGAGGTCATTGCAACGTCGAGGATGGGAGCTAGAGAAACAGGTGGGTGAGGTGACGACATCGTCTTGATGTTGTAGACATGGCATAGACCAACTGCGGTAACGCAAAGCAACCACGAATCTCTTGCTTCGAGAATGACAGGCTGTGACTCCAGCATGATGGCATTCATAAGCCTACGTCCCGCCGGGCTCCATGTGTGAAGTGTTCCATCCTCACATGCCGCAGCCCAGAAATGCTTGCTTCCAGCAACCAGGATAATGGCACGGGGTAAGAAATCCTGCCATAGCAGGGCACCACGTTTAGTGGCAGTGATACGTGCGGGTTCGCGAATATGCGCAGGATTTTTCGCCTCCAGAACAATGTTCTCTGGAACCTTTGTCGCGTCTTCTAGGCTGGTCTCCTCTTGTAGAACGCCCCTTTCAAGCGGTCGAAGAATGTGCGATCGAATCTTGGGGACAGCCAGCCTGACCTGAGAGTAGGCAATGTTGGGGCTAATGACGGCGGGTCGCAGGAATTCAGGGGTAGGCACAAGGCCATGAGCGGGTGCTGAAAGAGGCGCTGGCTCCAGACCCTCAACCccatttactactatagggACAGGACCAGTAGCTGAGCGTTTGGCAGaaggctcctcctcctcctcatcctccacgATAACTGCCTTTCTCTTGTTTCCCAGTAGCATCGCCGCAATACCGCCCCGAGGTAGACCGTCATATGGTTTTGAGAGATCCAATATCGTTTGGGGGTTGTCGTTTTGAACCGGTTTTGTCGAGCTTGCGCCAACCAGCTGTGCCTGCGGTAAAGATGATAAGCCTGTTCCGGATGATGAAACGAGCAAAGGCGCAACTCTCTTCTTGCCATCCTTTGTGATCGTAACGCGCGATTTCAGCTCGGCAATTCGTTCGGCCGTCTTATCGGCGCTTtcctcctcgggcttctCTGGGGGAGCTGGGGTTGTTGTACCGTTTGTATCGGCAGCCTTTCCTGCTGGCTTGACGCCATTGGTTGTAGTGGCGGTTTCCTTTTGCGCAGGACCTGGATCCCCCATCAACGCACCCATTCTTGATTCAGCTCCTCGCAATTCTTTCTCCTTGCTGTGATTCTCTAGGTGAAGACCGTCAACATCTTCGGCAGTCCCCATTCCCTTTCTGGATCCGCCGTACTTTTGCAAGGCCTTGTCATTTTCTTCTGATTTCGCTACCCATCCAAGCTCTCCCGTCTCGAATTGGGCAGCAATCACACCACCATCTAGACTAGCAGCGAAGACTGTCTGACCATCTGGAGTCCAAGCGAGATCGGAAACTGATTTGGACGCTATGTCCTGGACTATCAGGACTGGCCGAGATGTGTTTGTGTTCCAGATAGTCAGGGTTTTATCTTGTCCGGCAGACGCAATGACTGTTACCAAGCCGGGAGAGGCAGCGCCATTGGCGTTTGAGTTTTCGTCTGGTTTCTGGGTATAGAACAAGCGAGGTGAAAACATGCAGACCTCAGTAGGGGCTTCATGTCCAATCAAGTTGATCTCGCTGTCCCAGCCAGTCCGCTCTATGATAGCAATACTGCTAACGGGGCCGTTGACTGCATTGGCCGCAGCGATGTGGTTACCGTCAGGAGACCAGCTGCACCTCCGGAAGTATGTCGTCAGCGGCGAGTGCTTGAACGGGACGCTAATCGAGGTTTCCAGGATGAAGTTGTTGACCATGTCGTGCTGGGTTGCGTTTGGCGCTGGCGCGGTGTAGCGGAAGATCTTGATGGTCCTGTCATCGCTTGCCGTGGCAAAGAACTTGTTGGCCGGATCGAACGTAATGCCTTTGACGTGACTTTGATGTACCGCCAGCGTCTTGAGTTTCTCAAACGTATGCCCAGACCACACGACAATCTTGGAATCGAGACCGACGGACACGAGGAGCGAGTTGTCAGGGGACCAGGCGAGGTCTTGCACATCGTTGTCGTGGCCAACTAGTCGCTTATACGTCTTCCAGTTCTCGACTGGGGGCGGTTCGTTCGTACCTGAGAACCTAGTCAGCACTGTGGCCCTCTACCCGTGACTGCCTATTTGTCCCAGCATGTCTGACCATACCAAAGGTGGATGTGTGAGATGGCGGGTTGCTGTCGAGATGGTAGATGCAGATGATCTTGTCGTCGGCACCGGAAGCGAGATAGCGGCCGTTGGGTGAGAAGCGAACGGAATGGATGGTTCCGAGATGGTGGCTCATGTGGCAGAGCTGCCGGGGTTTCGTGTAGTTTCTGTCATGGGAGTTGAAGATGGCCTCGACGGACCAGACGCGCACATGGCCATCTCCGCCGGCGGTAGCCAGTCTCTTGCCGTCGGGAGAGACGTGGCAGCTGTACACTTCAAAGTCCTTTTGTTCGCCTACAAgccaagacaagacaagagtTAGCTGGGGATTCGATCATAAGCCAAACAATATGGCGTGCAACGTTGTCGATTGCCGCAAGCTGGAGACACAATGGAAACAGAGGATGTGCTCGGAACTGAAGCTGCCAAGGTCAAACGCACCACTATGGCTTAGCCATGAAGGCTTGATAAGATGCATGTTTGGATCGAGTCTCTCAACCGATATGGTGTATTCATGTCGGGTGCGACGCCGTCAGTCCAGGGGAGTTGTCCGAGCAAAGACAACAACGGCCGGCCAACTTTTTTGTTTGTGAAGGTGGTACTGTAGTGGAAATAGGTGGAATGGAGGGATTCTGATTGGGATGCGCGACGGGCAACGGGGACGATGGATTGCCCGCGCCGCGTCAGGCAGTTAGGTAGTTGTTGCCCCGGCCGCCTGGGGCTGCTCTTCGTTCCGCCCGTCCAGGGGTGGCTGTTTCTGTTCTACCTCTAGTTCTGGAAACAGCCAATTGATAGGCACAAATAGGGCCCAGAGACACTAGACTACTGTGCGGGTGACgccgttgttgttttgaCGCCCGGCAAGAGCCTGGGCTTGCACTGCTCTGGGGCTGGCTTGGGAGCTTGGGAGCTTCTAGGTAGCATACGGATTGATTCCGTCCCCGGCCGGCTCCCCTCTGTTGCCCATGAGATTTACACGTCTTGGCAGGCCCAGCACCTATGGTAATCTTGCAGTGAAGCCGGGGATTCCATGGCGCTATTGCCCCCGGCATCTGCGTGATGGCGGGTTTGCCTGCCCTGTAAGAGATGCAGCTGTGGCCGAATGGCTCTGTTCAGTTCCTTCCATCAACCTTCTGTAAGAACTTCTTTGGAATTTCCTCATCCGTTTCAACAACTTTGAACAAATCATTACCAGGCAAGATCTCGACGGCCTTGGTCGCTTTTGTGTTTACTGCTTCTTCCTCACTTTTCATATCATATTAAATTATCCCTTTGATCGATCCCATCTTAGCATCGAAACTCAGCTAAACCTCGTGGTTGAATCGATCACGAGCGCCTTGATTCTAGTCCACCTCCATCACCTTCCCGCTTCAAGACATTTGGCCAGGTACACACAGCACCCTACAGTTTCACGCCGCACATCTCAGGTTGTGCCCTGTCACCAGGAACATAAGAACGGCAGACCGGATATGTCCCTATGAACTCTACCCGGTCTCGATTGGCATCACTGGGCAAGACTTGTCCCACATGTCATAGTCAGTCAAACGGAATATGGCCGGTGGTCCACCAGAGTTCGGTAACACATTCGCTATTTGCGATTTCATCAGGTACACACAGGAGACACCAACAGACAGACCAAACAAAAGACAGAATAACCCAATATCCGGATTGCACGATTCACAAACTCCGAACATCAACCGGCAGAGATATCCAAACAAAAAAATGCATGACGAGTGACGACAAACGTGGGCCAAGCTCCTCCCGCCTTCTGTCTTTCGGCGAAGAACGGGCGGAGACGGTTTGGATGGTGATCCAGCTTACTCGGCGGCAGCAACAGGAGCAGCGACGGGGGCAGcggcagccttcttcttgggcgcaGCCTTAGGCTTTGGCTCCTTCAGTGCCAGACGTTAGCCAGAGTGAAAGATGCCAGCGGGGGAATTAGGTGGAAGGTAGATGACACGGTACCTTTGGCTCCGCGGCCGCCTtgtcggccttcttctccgccttgTCGGCCGTCTTTCCAGCCTTCTTCTCGACCTTTTCCGCCACAGCCTTGACCTGTAGCGTGAGTTAACATCGAGATGCCGCACAGGGAAGTGATCATGCACTTCGGCCAAGAGGACCGCACATGGACCACTATAAATCTAGTAGGGGAGAGCGCTTGCCTTCTTCGCAACGGTGCTCTCCTTCTTCGGGGCCGCCTTCTTGGTTACGCCCGTAGGCTTGGCGCCCTTCGCGGGCGCAACCTTGGGCTCCTCAGAAGCTgcgggcttgggcttggtaGTCCGCTTGACCGCCGGCGCGGTGTCGACGACGGGGAAGACGCGCGGCTTGGAGTTGCCGGTTTGCGACCGAGTACCTTCGCGAGCCATGTTGTCGtgattaaagtatatttggAAACTGAAAAGGCAGACGTATGAGCGTACTATTACGGTTGAGAGAGCGCGACTACAAGACAGGGCAAAGCGTTGGGCGCAAATGCGGTTGCGGAGAAGATCTCGCGAAACAAGCCCCGCGCAAACATTGCGCAAGCGACACAACATGCGATGCGCCAGATGTCGCAAGCTGGGGGGTTTGACTTACAGTACAATAATACAACAGCAGCGAAAATGAAGCAAAAATGCTCTTCGCGAAGATACGGTGGACTAAAGCTCTTCTCACCAAAGGGCCagataaggaagaggagaggagaggagaggaggggagggaaggggaaagaagagaggtgTGTCTTAAGGTATGTCGTCGCGGGTCGCAAACGAAAAAACAACAATGGTACGGTAGGTCGGGCGGCGGGCACCACACACCAAAACAACGAGGTTGGGGGGGCCTCGAGCATCGGCGGACTATTGGACTCGTAATAAACACCCACCTTTTCTGATCAAGCAGGGCTACGACATTCGTGGACCTCACAAGCTCCTCCTTTCCGCTTCTCTCGTTGCAATGGCGGCCAGAGCCAGCGCCAGGAAAGGAGCTCCAACCGGGCCTCGAGCTGGCCGGATGTCGGGCGCTGTGCCGTgctgtgctgctgctggctgctGAAATGAGCAAGGAgcttgttttcttttgccGCTGATAAGAGTAATCCGTAACGCTAAAAGCTTCTCCAGGAAGCCCGGAGGCGTCTCTCCAAGCAGCCGCTGGCGGGAGACCAGGCAGTGGCCCGGCCTAGGCTCTAAGTGGATGGGTCCATTGGCGGTAGTGgtaagagagaaaaaaagctACCTCAGCACATGATGAAAAAGGACATTACCGCCCTTTTGCTCAGTCGACCGACTCCCTGACCGGCAACGGGAAAGTTGCAGAAAGCCGGGTGGTGGAAACAATGTGTTGTGATCCCTCGGTAACAGGATAGCCAAGGCCTTGTTGAGATACTTAGGTGGGTATGGTCGCCATGGTTTTGCACAGTCTGTACTGACTGAACTGAACGACCGTTGGCGGTTGCCACGTTGTCAGCCTACACATTAAGCCTGTGTGTGCCGCACGGAATCCAGGATGTGGAATGGAATGGGCTTCTTAGCATGACACTGACGTAGCCAGGGCAACTTGAGCGTCCGAAGACCGGCGGTCCAAGTCTGGGTGACTCGAGAGAGCACCATTTGAGGATGTTTTAGGAAACAGGAAGATGGTCAAGATCCCTCACAAGATCAGTGGTTTGACACGTCGAATTCGAGAGCACCATCTGATCTTGGTCTGCAAGGGAATGCCCTGTCGGCCCGAACGCCCGTTTTCCTTTGGTTCCCAAGCTGACGGATCATAGCTCTGCATAGCTTTGTCGAGATCGCACGGTAAGGATGGGACCCACAAACGTCTTTTCCCAGGGGACATCGGTCGGTGAACCCCACGTGCATGGTCCCTGGGATCGGTGCTTGGGTAGGTGAGGATTTGAAGCTATTCAGATATTTGGGTTGCGTGGTGTTGGTAGCTCACGGCGGCGGATAAAGAAAGGTTCAGAGTGAGACGTAGACCAATCAATGAGGATCATTCTATCTGACACTCGAACGGCAAAATGAAAAAATGTACTCACATCAAGCCATGCTCACAGTAAAGTCGAAGAGTCGAAGCTCGAGGCAAGGAAATGGAAAGAGCGCAGAAGCCACGATCACCGACAGGCATCATCGTCGAAGTAGTGTACCGGGACGGTGTAAATCACCCACAGGCCACAGCGGGTGCAGTGGAAGGAACCCCACGCTTCAGGGGCAGCAACTGCAGGGTCCAATAGCGCACTACACAAACACCACTGCgcagtagtgtaggtagaggtatacatagaggtagttgaGCGTATTCCCATAGATTCTATCTAACTAATATCTGCCATGACAACAACCTAACAGCTGCCAGAGATGAAGTGAATGGCATCATGCTATTCCATGGGAAGGCAAGCTTTATGCTGTGTGGGCTGTCACTTGTACGTATCGCGACTCCCACGACCATGCCTGTATCTGATACCAAGAGTTCAcaacagtagaggtactcacAATTGAGGCAGGATGTACGCAGTACGGTACATGGTACTTGGAGGTGGTTCGTCTCACAGTTACTGGCGGGACTGGCATCGTTCCCAGAATCAGCTGAAGATTGGTCGATTGCTGGGGTCAGATACCTATTCCCGGCGCTACACCTAGTATAGTTTAGTTGTACCAAATCGACGACGAGTACAGTCGCCTGGAGAAATATGAAAATCATTGAATCCTATCCAGACGCTCAACAACAATCCAGTTTGGCTAATTCCCTCATAACTCTCTTCCATGGTTTTGCCATGATCAGACTGCGGGTATCCTTATTTGTTATGCGGGAGGATGCTCAGATAGTGATCTCCACCTACCGTTGAACCTCGACCGTCATCGCACTAACAAAGCGGATCACCCAAACTTTAGTTATTTGCCTACGACTCACTCCCGGATCTCAAGCTTTCAACTTTCAAGCTGGCGGGCACCCAGAGCCTGACGCTTATTCACCTATTTTTTGACACCTGCGGGCGATGGCCCGCCTCCGCCCCTCCCTACGGCTATTCCCCTTGGGTCTACCGCGCCTTGCACTCAGCCGCCACACGCGATTCgcgctcctcctcatcctgaCAGCTGCCCTCATCGAAGTCTTCCTTCACACACAACGATGGGCCGTCCGACAACCCGAGCACGAGCTCGACGAGCCCTTTTACACGTCATGTCAAGAACCCGCCATTGACCAACCGCGCGAGAAGGCAGCGATGGTGATGCTGGTCCGCAACCAGGAGCTGATGAAGGCGCTCAAGACGGTGCAGAGCATTGAGAAACACTTCAATCAGTGGTTTCACTACCCCATCGTCTTCCTGAACGATGAGCCGTTCAGCAAGGAGTTCATCAGCGCCATGAACGCGACTGTGAGTGGGGAAGCGAGGTTCGAGCTCGTGCCGAAGAAGGAATGGCTGTTTCCCGAGTGGATGGATGTGGCGGATGCGAAGGCATCTATCAAAGCACAGGGGGAGGCGGGGATCCTGTATGCTGGGTTGGAAACTTATCACCACATGTGTCGGTTTTACTCTGGGTGAGTCTAGCCACGGTTCTCCGTTGCTTCCTCCACCCACGTTTCTTCTAACCTCCCCATTCTGTTCCCCTTCACAGCAAATTCTACACCCTCGAAGCACTCAAAGACTACGCCTGGTACTGGCGGATCGAGCCAGACGTCGAGTTCTACTGTTCCATTACCTACGACCCTTTTGTCGAAATGGCCAAGCACGACAAAGTGTACGGTTTCACCATCGCTCTGCCAGAGGAGCCGCGGACGTGCCCAAGCCTCTTCCGCAAGATGGCCGACTACAAGGAGTTGAACAACATTCCGACCACGGAGCTGTGGAAGGCCACGATAGCTGCTTCATGGGTGCCTTGGCCACTCCGCCCCTTCATGGGTTGGTTTCGGCACCGCGACCGCTCTGGCGATGGGTGGAGTTTGTGTCATTACTGGTCCAACTTTGAAATTGCCAACCTGGACTTTTTTCGGGGAAAGGACTATCAGCGGTTGTTTGAGTATCTTGATAAGACTGGGGGATTTTACTACGAGCGGGTACGTTGTTTCTTATTTTCACCAGGACAATCTTCAGACCAGGGTACTGACACCTTTACGTCGTTTTCAGTGGGGTGACGCAGCCGTCCATTCTCTTGCTTTGCACatgcttcttccttcccacaAAGTTCACCACTTTGAAGACTTTGGTTACCGCCACGACTGGTATTACCAATGTCCAGCCAATGCACCAAATGGTCAACTGTTCGAGTCGAAGCTACTTCCTGATGGTCCATATAGCCCAGAACGTGAAGGCGGTATTGGATGCCGGTGCGAGTGTGACGGGCGGAGGACTCGGAACTTTCCAGCGTATTGCACGAATAAGCTCAAAGAACCTAATACGGCCAGGCGTCTGAGTATGGTAGAATCGGTTCGCAGCTGGTTCCCATGACGTCTTCCAGAGATAATGAGAATCTGAAGATCAAGCCTTTTCTGAGCTGGCACATAGAGATGCGAAACTTGAGATGATTTAGCATTGAGCCGGTGTTTGGGAAAATGGTAGAGGATACTGTGTAGCGTCCACGGTATCACCTCCCAGAAATGCAAACCATTAACGATTACCACTAAGAATTACCACACGAGATGTTTCAACAACGATACCGTTCTAGGGCACCAAAGCGCCTTTGGTCCCTTCATCGAACCCCCTTACCAAACCTTAGTTCCTGGTGACCTCGACAAACACCGAACGCCGAATCAAGTATCAACCGCACCATACCCCTCCAAACCGGAACCTTAAGATACCCAGGGGTTGCCCATTATAACTCTATCTCCTCTTTCCGACCGCACTCCCCCATCTACAAGTCATCCTCCAAGAACCTTCTCACCAGCAAATTAAACCTCGTATCCTTCGTCCTAATCACCTCGGGCGTCAACCACTTCAAATACCTATCCCAGGCCATCTGCCCCCAAGCATGATACGCCATCTGATTCTCAAACAATCCTCCTCCATTCCTGGCAATCTGTCCCTCCCAAaactccttttcctctttcattTTCAAGGGGGTATGCATCCACTCGATGTGTCTCCATGTCCAAGTGGGCCAGAAGAAGGCATCAGGAGGTAAGGCGCAGACATCTCCCTTTGCTGTAGCATCTTTCCCATCTTCATTTCCCCTTGCCTCTTCTTTACCTATATGTACCACATCGTCACCGCTTTTGTCGTTCCTTCCTTGCTCAGCAAGTTCCTTGGGCAACAAGACACTCCGATAATTCCACGCTTCCTTCTCCAAGTCCACATTCTCGTAGGTGTCCAGCCATCGCCTGATGAACGTCGCGTTGGGGCGAGCGACAATAACGGCGTTGCATAGACCCCAGCGGCTGCCGCCTTCGTAGCCTAGCAATGTGTCCCGCTGGTgatcacctcctcctcctctacctcctcCTGGGGATAATAACAAGGGGGAAAAGGAGCGGAAAGCAAAGACGTCTATATCCAGATAAATCCCCCCCTGTTCCAACAGGATTTGCAGCCTCAGAGTGTCAGACAGATGAGCATACTgcgttccttcctcttctggtggtggcgggTGGTGAACCAGCCTAAACTTGTCCGGCCACTTCTGAGCCAGCCTCCGGATCCAGGGGTTTGAGAGCGGATCGGCGCCCGGATCAGGAGACGGGGGAGATGAGAGGTACGTATAGTGCAAGTTTAGGACGGTCGGCTGTAGAGAAACCAGAGCGGCGCGCACTGCGAGGTAGGACAGGAAGTCAAAGTGCCCGGCTGAGGGGTGAGACTGCGGGTTTGCGAGGCCGTAGATGAAGTGGACTATGTTGGGGATTGATCCTTCT
Coding sequences:
- a CDS encoding hir-1; amino-acid sequence: MHLIKPSWLSHSGEQKDFEVYSCHVSPDGKRLATAGGDGHVRVWSVEAIFNSHDRNYTKPRQLCHMSHHLGTIHSVRFSPNGRYLASGADDKIICIYHLDSNPPSHTSTFGTNEPPPVENWKTYKRLVGHDNDVQDLAWSPDNSLLVSVGLDSKIVVWSGHTFEKLKTLAVHQSHVKGITFDPANKFFATASDDRTIKIFRYTAPAPNATQHDMVNNFILETSISVPFKHSPLTTYFRRCSWSPDGNHIAAANAVNGPVSSIAIIERTGWDSEINLIGHEAPTEVCMFSPRLFYTQKPDENSNANGAASPGLVTVIASAGQDKTLTIWNTNTSRPVLIVQDIASKSVSDLAWTPDGQTVFAASLDGGVIAAQFETGELGWVAKSEENDKALQKYGGSRKGMGTAEDVDGLHLENHSKEKELRGAESRMGALMGDPGPAQKETATTTNGVKPAGKAADTNGTTTPAPPEKPEEESADKTAERIAELKSRVTITKDGKKRVAPLLVSSSGTGLSSLPQAQLVGASSTKPVQNDNPQTILDLSKPYDGLPRGGIAAMLLGNKRKAVIVEDEEEEEPSAKRSATGPVPIVVNGVEGLEPAPLSAPAHGLVPTPEFLRPAVISPNIAYSQVRLAVPKIRSHILRPLERGVLQEETSLEDATKVPENIVLEAKNPAHIREPARITATKRGALLWQDFLPRAIILVAGSKHFWAAACEDGTLHTWSPAGRRLMNAIMLESQPVILEARDSWLLCVTAVGLCHVYNIKTMSSPHPPVSLAPILDVAMTSLSPHGATPAPGVTSAHLNSSGVIVVTLSNGDGFYYSTSLYAWQRLSESWWAVGSQYWNSNDSSVSALQTTAVGPVSGAKNGEGETNVSAGIIPYLERHTTTEFLLKGRAYTLQRLVKALLARDGFENFESSVSIAHLENRIAGAFALGAREEFRLYLFMYAKRIGAENQKTKVEELLNSLIGGVLRDADDGEGWFSKQDKLCGWDRKDLLQGVVLILGKFRDLHRLTVQYARILDMTLGDEEKETTDEGMEVED